A genomic region of Caenorhabditis elegans chromosome V contains the following coding sequences:
- the T15B7.8 gene encoding Nucleotide-diphospho-sugar transferase domain-containing protein (Partially confirmed by transcript evidence) yields the protein MKRAAVQQGLVHHDPDVDAIYRLIHADSKNGLDNRFNKFAPAITLSVGTYSPWNSQNTMFHKSAFHTLFLPTTVSFRTTDIWRSFISQKILHLSGLTVSFVPTNAVQFRNAHNYLKDLKDEKQVYEDSGRMIEFLHNWKCSTRNSSQNCIIEMTNDLVKKKLLGKEDAKLMEMFLNDLTEMGFKFPILIENDFLDPYAPSTNETSRDVNCRRMHLEFELVDPNKKVSEVTQKSIQKLDYFGEIINWCGETGESIVSTKLSSPKQVHDQHRTSYVLQKHMNSVLIVVNNYPWKYGMGLIQRLYQPYFAMVIFCGPWYPAQFSDDTNFTSTISPINYIHMNPAEIEKGFYAYHCATLVQELGIQNVAGYFLMGDDTVFNIWQRIDFSRIHHLTGVSFEKSSEWWQYPDIGMGAAKNVVRFVNISRDPKIAETWKRLDTGLMKSGYLTNNVTVNDEMTSGHGRSFSDFFYIPASEIDYYASLMRIFYENKLFLEIAVNKFLKSVNYQTSLSGTSSYLWENDRNNWDSFYSKDMVAMHPVKLSTLKTSYENRTRYCTTIVQSWADIIFSGSQDFKIKADNETNHTNGSITFFGSILIIIIVLLSFHV from the exons ATGAAACGAGCAGCCGTGCAACAAGGATTGGTTCATCACGACCCGGACGTTGACGCCATTTATAG ATTGATACATGCTGATTCGAAAAACGGCTTGGACAACAGATTCAACAAATTCGCTCCCGCTATCACTTTATCAGTTGGCACATATTCTCCATGGAACTCACAGAACACTATGTTCCACAAATCAGCTTTTCATACTTTGTTTCTTCCAACGACAGTTTCTTTCAG aaccaCTGACATCTGGAGAagttttatttctcaaaaaatactaCATCTATCGGGGTTGACAGTATCGTTTGTGCCGACAAACGCTGTTCAATTTAGAAATGCTCATAACTATTTAAAAGATTTGAAAGATGAAAAACAAGTTTATGAAGATTCTGGTAGAatgattgaatttttgcataattgGAAGTGCTCCACAAGAAATTCCAGCCAAAACTGTATAATTGAAATGACCAATGATTTGGTGAAAAAGAAGCTTCTAGGAAAAGAAGATgcaaaattgatggaaatgtttttgaatgatttaACTGAAATGGG ATTTAAGTTTCCCATTTTGATCGAAAATGACTTTTTGGATCCGTATGCACCATCAACAAATGAAACCTCCAGAGATGTCAACTGTCGAAGGATGCACTTGGAGTTTGAACTTGTAGACCCAAACAAGAAAGTTTCAGAG gtcactcaaaaatcgatacagAAGCTGGATTACTTTGGTGAAATTATCAATTGGTGCGGTGAAACTGGAGAATCAA TTGTCTCAACCAAGCTTTCTTCACCAAAACAAGTGCATGACCAACATAGAACATCTTATGTTTTACAGAAGCATATGAACAGT gTGTTGATAGTGGTAAACAATTACCCTTGGAAATATGGTATGGGCTTGATACAGCGACTTTATCAACCATACTTCGCCATGGTGATTTTCTGTGGTCCATGGTATCCTGCACAGTTTTCCGATGACACAAATTTCACATCAACTATTTCTCCAATTAACTATATTCATATGAATCCAGCTGAAATTGAGAAAGGATTCTATGCATACCATTGTGCCACACTTGTCCAAGAATTAGGCATACAAAATGTTGCAGGGTATTTTCTGATGGGAGACGATACTGTATTTAATATTTGGCAACGGATCGATTTTTCACGAATCCATCATTTAACTGGTGTTTCATTTGAGAAAAGTTCTGAGTGGTGGCAGTATCCAGATATAG GAATGGGAGCTGCCAAGAATGTTGTGAGATTTGTTAACATCAGTAGAGAcccaaaaattgctgaaacgTGGAAAAGATTAGACACCGGGCTAATGAAAAGTGGGTATCTAACAAATAATGTAACCGTGAATGATGAGATGACATCGGGACATGGAAGAAGTTTTTCTGATTT CTTCTACATCCCAGCATCTGAAATCGATTATTATGCGAGTCTGATGAGAATTTTCTACGAGAACAAGTTATTTTTGGAGATAGCAGTAAACAAGTTTCTCAAATCTGTCAATTATCAAAC atcATTGTCCGGAACTTCTAGTTACTTATGGGAAAACGACAGAAACAATTGGGATTCATTCTACAGTAAAGACATGGTTGCAATGCATCCGGTGAAATTGAGCACTCTAAAAACGTCTTACGAGAATAGAACAAG GTACTGTACAACGATCGTTCAGTCATGGGCTGATATCATATTCTCTGGATCtcaagatttcaaaataaaagcgGACAATGAGACAAATCATACAAACGGAagcataacattttttgggtcaattttgataattattattgttttaCTCTCATTCCATGTTTAA
- the dmsr-14 gene encoding G-protein coupled receptors family 1 profile domain-containing protein (Partially confirmed by transcript evidence), whose product MVDELNCTQFSIPFPNPGTDEANNISLIRFIIFAVEHYRPYHYYLLSSLIVFSFFANILIVIVLSHKEMRHSGINVIMMFIAVSDFGCAVTGLMQLFIRNYSDQYMLFITAYLQLFVDYLAVVFHASSLFLAAGMALCRVMALNFSNRLKDKWQSPRYALRVTCAVYITVLTVSTLIVPVNEVKKTDDGEVYIDTSDFSLAYGCLLMKIVLVFVGICFKLIPCTLMLILSILLLQKMDEGKRSSVPINRNHKKDQLDRSSQLIQTILIVFLITEVPQGVFSIIGGIEVIDYLNYYQNLTIFMNVLSFFNTTTSFIIYSSLSAKFRRIFAQTFLPKNLLNMYMVTVAHFSKINF is encoded by the exons ATGGTGGATGAACTAAATTGCACACAGTTTTCAATACCATTTCCAAACCCGGGCACGGATGAAGCAAACAATATATCACTAATtcgatttattatttttgccgTAGA GCATTATCGCCCGTATCACTATTATCTACTTAGCTCATTaattgttttctcattttttgcaaatattctGATTGTTATAGTGTTATCTCACAaggaaatgagacactctggaATTAATGTGATAATGATGTTTATTGCTGTTAGTGATTTCGGATGTGCAGTTACTGGTTTGATGCAATTATTTATAAGAAATTATTCAGA CCAATACATGTTATTTATAACTGCGTACTTACAATTGTTTGTAGATTATTTGGCCGTAGTATTTCATGCTTCTTCTCTCTTTCTAGCGGCTGGCATGGCGCTCTGCAGAGTCAtggctttaaatttttcaaacagatTGAA AGATAAGTGGCAATCTCCAAGATATGCTTTACGTGTCACTTGTGCAGTGTATATAACTGTTTTAACAGTTTCAACACTTATCGTTCCCGTAAATGAAGTTAAAAA AACCGACGATGGTGAAGTATATATTGAtacttcagatttttcattggCTTATGGGTGTTTACTAATGAAAATAGTTCTTGTTTTTGTTGGAATATGTTTCaag CTTATTCCATGCACTCTAATGCTGATTCTATCAATACTActacttcaaaaaatggacGAGGGGAAACGGAGCAGTGTACCAATTAATAGAAATCATAAAAA AGACCAATTAGATCGCTCATCGCAACTGATTCAAACAATATTAATCGTTTTTCTAATTACTGAAGTGCCTCAAGGAGTATTCAGCATTATTGGAGGGATTGAAGTCATTGATTATTTAAA TTACTATCagaatttaacaatttttatgaacGTGCTGTCTTTTTTCAACACAACCACCAGTTTCATAATCTATAGCTCTTTGTCAGCAAAATTTCGAAGGATATTCGCCCAAACATTCTTACCGAAAAACTTACTTAATATGTACATGGTAACAGtagcacatttttcaaaaattaatttttaa
- the dmsr-14 gene encoding G-protein coupled receptors family 1 profile domain-containing protein (Partially confirmed by transcript evidence), with the protein MLSHKEMRHSGINVIMMFIAVSDFGCAVTGLMQLFIRNYSDQYMLFITAYLQLFVDYLAVVFHASSLFLAAGMALCRVMALNFSNRLKDKWQSPRYALRVTCAVYITVLTVSTLIVPVNEVKKTDDGEVYIDTSDFSLAYGCLLMKIVLVFVGICFKLIPCTLMLILSILLLQKMDEGKRSSVPINRNHKKDQLDRSSQLIQTILIVFLITEVPQGVFSIIGGIEVIDYLNYYQNLTIFMNVLSFFNTTTSFIIYSSLSAKFRRIFAQTFLPKNLLNMYMVTVAHFSKINF; encoded by the exons A TGTTATCTCACAaggaaatgagacactctggaATTAATGTGATAATGATGTTTATTGCTGTTAGTGATTTCGGATGTGCAGTTACTGGTTTGATGCAATTATTTATAAGAAATTATTCAGA CCAATACATGTTATTTATAACTGCGTACTTACAATTGTTTGTAGATTATTTGGCCGTAGTATTTCATGCTTCTTCTCTCTTTCTAGCGGCTGGCATGGCGCTCTGCAGAGTCAtggctttaaatttttcaaacagatTGAA AGATAAGTGGCAATCTCCAAGATATGCTTTACGTGTCACTTGTGCAGTGTATATAACTGTTTTAACAGTTTCAACACTTATCGTTCCCGTAAATGAAGTTAAAAA AACCGACGATGGTGAAGTATATATTGAtacttcagatttttcattggCTTATGGGTGTTTACTAATGAAAATAGTTCTTGTTTTTGTTGGAATATGTTTCaag CTTATTCCATGCACTCTAATGCTGATTCTATCAATACTActacttcaaaaaatggacGAGGGGAAACGGAGCAGTGTACCAATTAATAGAAATCATAAAAA AGACCAATTAGATCGCTCATCGCAACTGATTCAAACAATATTAATCGTTTTTCTAATTACTGAAGTGCCTCAAGGAGTATTCAGCATTATTGGAGGGATTGAAGTCATTGATTATTTAAA TTACTATCagaatttaacaatttttatgaacGTGCTGTCTTTTTTCAACACAACCACCAGTTTCATAATCTATAGCTCTTTGTCAGCAAAATTTCGAAGGATATTCGCCCAAACATTCTTACCGAAAAACTTACTTAATATGTACATGGTAACAGtagcacatttttcaaaaattaatttttaa
- the dmsr-11 gene encoding G-protein coupled receptors family 1 profile domain-containing protein (Partially confirmed by transcript evidence) produces MASQYNCTQFLNEFPEPKTEAAINNGIVSFMDALVKAYRPFHYYVLTFIVIFAFFANILILILLTRKEMRYSGVNVTMMLIAVCDLGCAIAGLSQLYLRNFSDNYSSYQTAYAQFIVYYCQIAFHAESLYLAVGMAFCRVITLSSASDSRDTWQSPKYAIRVAVLLCFPVFAVSSFVLFLNSVKEVYADGSVFLDISPLSLANDCLFLKTSIFFSGSCFKILPSILMSMFSIIILIRIKAGKQRSNSLSHNQTDQDAQIDRSTRFIQVVVVVFVITETPQGFFSVLGSISINDYINYYQHLSIFMNILAFFNTTTSFIIYSTLSSKFRKLFAQLFVPDVILEKYGRVFQKLELSF; encoded by the exons ATGGCATCTCAATATAATTgcacacaatttttaaatgaattccCTGAGCCTAAAACTGAGGCTGCAATTAATAACGGAATTGTTTCCTTCATGGACGCATTAGTAAA AGCATATCGTCCCTTTCATTACTATGTGCTCACTTTTATAGttatttttgcgttttttgcaaatatacTAATTTTAATACTTCTCACTCGGAAAGAGATGAGATATTCGGGAGTGAATGTAACAATGATGTTGATTGCTGTTTGTGATTTGGGATGTGCAATTGCCGGGTTATCCCAGTtgtatttgagaaatttttcaga TAATTATTCATCCTACCAAACCGCATATGCTCAATTCATAGTTTATTACTGTCAAATTGCTTTTCACGCCGAATCCCTTTATCTTGCTGTTGGAATGGCTTTTTGCAGAGTTATAACTTTAAGTTCTGCAAGTGACAGTAG AGACACTTGGCAATCTCCCAAATATGCTATTCGTGTAGCGGTTCTATTATGTTTCCCAGTTTTTGCCGTGAGCTCTTTTGTTCTATTTCTGAATTCTGTTAAGGA AGTATATGCTGACGGATCTGTATTTTTGGACATTTCTCCATTATCATTAGCAAACGATTGTCTGTTTCTGAAGACATCAATATTCTTCAGTGGTTCttgtttcaaa ATTCTACCAAGCATCCTTATGTCAATGTtctcaattattattttaatacgTATTAAGGCTGGAAAACAACGTTCTAATTCTTTATCACATAATCAAACTGATCAAGA TGCTCAGATTGACCGATCAACGCGCTTCATTCAAGTAGTAGTGGTTGTTTTTGTTATCACGGAGACACCACAGGGATTTTTCAGCGTATTGGGGTCAATATCAATCAATGACTATATTAA ttattaccaacatctttcaatttttatgaacattCTGGCGTTCTTCAATACTACAACAAGTTTCATTATTTACAGTACACtttcttcgaaatttcgaaaactatTCGCTCAACTTTTTGTACCAGATGTTATTTTGGAGAAATATGGAAgggtatttcaaaaattagaattaagtttttaa
- the dmsr-9 gene encoding G-protein coupled receptors family 1 profile domain-containing protein (Partially confirmed by transcript evidence): MAAEYNCTQYFSQYPEANSDEAKDLFITSLIDTIVKPYRPYHYYILTSLVLFAFFANIMIVIVISQKEMRSSGVNVTMMLIAVCDFGCSVSALAQLLLRNFSDYYSSYITAYAQLIVDYFQIAFHASSLYLAVGMSFCRAISLVLTKDTRDTWQSPRYALRLGIVLCLPVFFIASTNLFLNYVKEKDENGLVELEVSPLSVANSCWYMKFALVLSGSLFKIIPCILMSGLSIVILGKINAGKQRAIALSRSQSDNTQSKIDRSSRFIQCIIIIFVVTEFPQGFFSVVGGLSINDYINYFQFFSVFTNLLAYFNTTTSFIIYSTLSSKFRKLFVQLFVPRFIKDRIGKSSNIVVVQSTFVESHVI; the protein is encoded by the exons ATGGCGGCTGAATATAATTGTACTCAATATTTTAGCCAATATCCGGAAGCCAATAGTGACGAGGCAAAAGATTTGTTTATTACTTCATTGATTGACACAATTGTGAA ACCATATCGTCCATATCACTATTACATACTCACTTCTCTAGTtctttttgcgttttttgcCAATATTATGATTGTTATagttatttctcaaaaagagATGAGAAGCTCCGGAGTTAATGTGACAATGATGCTTATAGCAGTTTGTGATTTTGGATGCTCAGTTTCAGCACTTGCACAGTTGTTATTGaggaatttttcaga TTACTATTCATCATATATAACAGCTTATGCACAATTGATTGTTGATTACTTTCAAATAGCATTTCACGCTTCATCGCTTTATCTAGCTGTTGGAATGTCGTTTTGTAGAGCTATATCGCTGGTTTTAACAAAGGATACCcg TGACACTTGGCAATCTCCTCGGTACGCTTTACGATTGGGTATTGTGTTGTgtcttccagttttttttattgcttctactaacttatttttgaactatgTAAAAGA AAAGGATGAAAATGGATTAGTAGAGCTCGAAGTTTCTCCACTGTCCGTCGCAAACAGTTGTTGGTATATGAAATTTGCTCTCGTCTTGTCAGGATCTTTGTTTAAA ATAATTCCATGTATTCTGATGTCAGGGCTATCGATAGTAATACTGGGAAAAATTAATGCTGGTAAACAACGAGCCATTGCACTTTCTCGAAGTCAATCGGATAA CACTCAGAGTAAGATTGATAGATCTTCTCGTTTTATTCAATGCATAATCATTATATTTGTGGTCACAGAATTCCCACAGGGATTTTTTTCCGTTGTTGGAGGGCTTTCTATTAACGATTATATAAA ttacttccaatttttttcggttttcacaAATCTTCTGGCATATTTCAATACAACGACAAGTTTCATaatctacagtactctttcttcaaaatttcgaaaattatttgtgCAATTGTTTGTACCACGTTTTATAAAAGACAGGATTGGGAAG agttcaaACATAGTTGTGGTGCAATCGACATTTGTAGAGTCTCACGTaatttga
- the dmsr-13 gene encoding G-protein coupled receptors family 1 profile domain-containing protein (Confirmed by transcript evidence), with amino-acid sequence MASALNCTQFTVPYPEPGTDEVGNSTIPWLITTVVKAYRPFHYYILTFLVVFAFFANIMIVKVLSHKEMIRSGVNVTMLLIAVCDFGCSIAGLLQLFLRSYSDNYTSYPTAYGQIAVDYLAVAFHASSLYLAVGMAFCRVKSLNIANRNKDLWQSPNYAVRVACALCAPVFLIATFVLFINAVKNTEEEGIYLDISDLSLLSECLFMKASLMASGLCFKIAPCLLMLVLSLFLLRRIDEGKQSAQNAAANQKGKKDKIDRSSRFIQFVLVVFLITESPQGVFSILGGFMILDYINYFQNLSIFMNILAFFNTTTSFIIYSSLSAKFRRIFAQLFLPSQVLEKIYLKRSTVVVHSIAHSSRTV; translated from the exons ATGGCGTCCGCATTGAACTGCACGCAATTCACTGTGCCATATCCGGAGCCGGGCACCGATGAAGTTGGGAATAGCACGATTCCATGGTTGATTACTACAGTTGTAAA aGCATACCGGCCGTTTCACTACTATATACTCacttttttagttgtttttgcattttttgcaaatattatGATTGTGAAAGTTCTTTCCCACAAAGAAATGATTCGTTCTGGTGTGAATGTTACTATGTTGCTTATTGCGGTTTGTGATTTTGGGTGTTCAATTGCAGGActtttacaattatttttgagaagCTACTCAGA CAACTATACATCATACCCAACTGCTTATGGACAGATAGCGGTTGACTATTTAGCTGTAGCATTCCATGCATCCTCCTTATATCTCGCTGTGGGAATGGCATTTTGTAGAGTCAAATCGTTAAACATTGCAAATAGAAACAA AGATCTTTGGCAATCACCTAATTATGCAGTACGAGTTGCTTGTGCTTTGTGCGCACCTGTTTTCCTAATTGCCACCTTTGTGCTTTTCATAAACGCCGTAAAAAA CACCGAGGAAGAAGGCATTTATTTGGATATTTCTGATTTATCGCTGCTCAGTGAGTGCTTGTTCATGAAAGCTTCTCTCATGGCTAGTGGGCTTTGTTTTAAG attgctCCGTGTCTTCTAATGCTGGTATTGTCGCTGTTCCTTCTGAGACGAATTGACGAGGGAAAACAAAGTGCGCAGAATGCAGCGGCAAATCAGaaaggaaaaaa AGATAAAATCGACCGCTCATCTAGATTCATACAATTTGTTCTAGTCGTATTTCTAATCACTGAGTCACCACAAGGAGTTTTCAGCATTCTTGGTGGCTTTATGATATTAGATTACATAAA ctattttcaaaatctatcaatttttatgaatattttggcatttttcaacaCTACTACAAGTTTTATCATTTATAGCTCGTTATCGGCAAAATTTAGAAGAATTTTCGCTCAACTTTTTCTACCAAGCCaggttttggagaaaatttatttg AAGCGAAGTACGGTTGTGGTTCATTCAATTGCACATTCTTCACGGACAGTTTGA
- the ZC404.1 gene encoding Polyprotein (Confirmed by transcript evidence), whose protein sequence is MDIKVPRNTAEKRVASRRPYRPRKPYLPRPPSQLEIIQQHVMRLIKQQVEQRKREAKRLEEAAKEPPKIPEKKSRRKYRMTFVPPAETEEQELQGGQVERREVVTARDLARLMPPEQGVIVVCNPERSVCRIKIRTEDVRKEVETVAKPRYSNPSNMLIMTTKYDQPSDLDRILDSIGE, encoded by the exons ATGGACATCAAGGTCCCAAGGAATACTGC GGAGAAACGTGTAGCGTCTCGAAGACCATATCGTCCCAGAAAGCCATATCTACCACGTCCTCCATCTCAATTAGAAATTATTCAGCAACATGTAATGAGATTGAT AAAACAACAAGTTGAGCAAAGAAAACGGGAGGCAAAACGATTGGAGGAGGCGGCTAAGGAGCCACCTAAAATTCC agaaaagaaGAGTCGTAGAAAATACCGAATGACATTTGTGCCTCCAGCTGAGACGGAAGAGCAAGAGCTGCAGGGTGGTCAAGTAGAACGACGAGAAGTGGTCACTGCGCGTGACTTGGCTCGGCTCATGCCACCAGAACAAGGAGTTATTGTGGTGTGCAACCCCGAGAGATCGGTCTGCCGTATCAA AATAAGGACAGAAGACGTGCGAAAGGAGGTTGAAACCGTGGCAAAACcacgctacagtaatcctagcAACATGCTGATCATGACTACGAAATATGATCAGCCGAGTGACTTGGATCGGATTCTGGATTCTATTGGAGAGTAA
- the dmsr-12 gene encoding G-protein coupled receptors family 1 profile domain-containing protein (Confirmed by transcript evidence) codes for MVDDYRCKSIPAVSLLYIHFLSCFAFFANIMIVKVLSHKEMIRSGVNVTMLLIAVCDFGCSIAELLKLFLWSYSDKYISYPTAYGRLVIYYLAAAFHASSLYLAVGMAFCRVKSLNFANRNNDLWQSPNYAVRVACALCAPVFLITTFILFMNVVKKLDF; via the exons ATGGTTGATGACTACCGTTGTAAA AGCATACCGGCCGTTTCACTACTATATATTCACTTCCTTAgttgttttgcattttttgcaaatattatGATTGTGAAAGTTCTTTCCCACAAAGAAATGATTCGTTCTGGTGTGAATGTTACTATGTTGCTTATTGCGGTTTGTGATTTTGGATGTTCAATTGCAGAATTATTAAAACTGTTCTTGTGGAGCTACTCAGA TAAATATATTTCATACCCAACTGCTTATGGGCGGCTAGTTATTTACTATTTAGCCGCAGCATTCCATGCGTCTTCCTTATATCTTGCTGTTGGAATGGCGTTCTGCAGAGTCAAATCTTTAAACTTTGCAAATAGAAACAA TGATCTTTGGCAATCACCTAATTATGCAGTACGAGTTGCTTGTGCTTTGTGCGCACCTGTCTTCCTAATCACCACCTTTATTCTTTTCATGAACGTTGTGAAAAAGTTagacttttga
- the dmsr-16 gene encoding G-protein coupled receptors family 1 profile domain-containing protein (Partially confirmed by transcript evidence), producing the protein MLYRPVHHYILASLIVLSFFANALIAIVLANKVMRISGTNIIMLFISICDFGCSVSGLFQLFLRSYTGEYNSYFGAYGQLIVDYLAVCFHTSSLYAASGMALCRVMSLTLSNKNRHQWNTPKYALQVACCMSAPVFILATAVLFINSVKESQEDGIYMEISDLSIANECLYMKINLAILGICFKLAPCISMLMLSVLLLQKMDQGKQSASNSTRKDTRGKIDRSSSFIQFVLIVFLITEFPQGVFNLLGALSIVDYLNYYQNLSIFMNVLSFFNTTTSFIIYSALSEKFRRLFVQLFLPKRIIPQSLLNRRTLIVQFKVVSTRLDFHH; encoded by the exons ATGTTATACCGGCCTGTTCACCATTATATATTGGCTTCCTTGATAGTTTTAAGTTTCTTTGCAAATGCTCTTATCGCTATAGTTCTGGCAAACAAGGTTATGAGGATTTCTGGAACAAATATAATTATGTTGTTCATTTCTATTTGTGACTTCGGATGTTCCGTCTCTGGgttgtttcaattgtttttaagAAGCTACACCGG TGAATACAATTCTTATTTTGGTGCATATGGTCAGTTAATTGTAGATTATTTAGCGGTATGCTTTCATACGTCTTCGCTTTATGCTGCTAGCGGAATGGCCCTTTGTAGAGTGATGTCTTTGACACTGTCAAACAAAAATAG GCATCAATGGAACACTCCAAAGTATGCACTGCAAGTGGCTTGCTGTATGAGTGCACCTGTTTTCATATTAGCGACCGCTGTACTTTTCATAAACTCTGTGAAAGA AAGCCAAGAAGATGGTATCTACATGGAGATTTCCGATCTATCAATTGCCAATGAATGTCTCtatatgaaaattaatttggctATTCTTGGAATATGCTTCAAG CTAGCGCCGTGCATTTCAATGTTGATGTTATCTGTGTTACTGTTGCAGAAAATGGACCAAGGGAAACAAAGTGCAAGCAATTCTACTCGGAAAGATACAAG AGGCAAAATAGATCGCTCATCAAGCTTTATCCAATTCGttctaattgtttttctaatcACCGAATTTCCCCAAGGAGTTTTCAATCTTCTTGGAGCACTATCAATTGTTGATTACCTAAA ctactatcaaaatttatcaattttcatgaacgttctttcatttttcaataccACAACCAGCTTCATAATATATAGCgctttgtctgaaaaattcaggcGTCTATTCGTTCAATTGTTCCTACCAAAAAGAATTATTCCACAATCACTTTTG AACCGAAGAACTTTAATCGTTCAATTTAAAGTTGTTTCTACTCGGCTCGATTTTCATCATTGA
- the dmsr-10 gene encoding G-protein coupled receptors family 1 profile domain-containing protein (Predicted) yields the protein MASELNCTQLLNQWPDPETGDAKDLVISQFINTVVLSYRPFHYFILACVVIFAFFANILILIVLSRKEMRYSGVNVTMMLISICDLVCAIAGLIQLYLRNFSVTYTSYIKAYTQLTVDYFQISFHAASLYLALGMAFCRVVAMSSRTDSRYTWQSPKYSLRIALLLCIPVFIFGSHNVLLNHVEIENGTIVLNISPLSLANSCLFLKLAIFLNGLFFKIVPCILMMVLSFVILARMKSGKKASNTNSGNHIDAQIVRSSRFIQAVIVVFVITEAPQGVLSLLGGLSINDYIKCCDTFLR from the exons ATGGCTTCGGAGTTAAATTGCACTCAACTATTAAACCAGTGGCCAGATCCAGAAACTGGAGATGCTAAGGACTTGgttatttctcaatttattaATACAGTTGTACT atcataCCGTCCGTTCCATTATTTCATACTTGCCTGTGTAGTAatctttgcatttttcgcgaATATTCTCATTCTTATAGTTCTTTCTAGAAAAGAAATGAGATACTCTGGAGTGAATGTAACAATGATGCTGATATCAATTTGTGATTTGGTATGCGCCATTGCAGGTTTAATTCAACTATATTTGAGGAATTTCTCAGT aaccTATACATCATATATAAAAGCGTACACTCAACTAACAGTAGactatttccaaatttcctttCACGCGGCATCCTTATATCTTGCCTTGGGTATGGCTTTTTGTAGAGTCGTTGCAATGAGTTCAAGAACTGATAGTCG TTACACGTGGCAATCTCCTAAATATTCTTTGCGAATAGCCTTATTACTATGCATTCCTGTATTCATCTTTGGTTCTCATAATGTGCTTCTAAATCACGTTGAAAT tgaaaatggGACAATTGTGCTAAATATTTCGCCTTTATCGTTAGCTAACagttgtttgtttttgaaacttgcaatttttttgaatggatTGTTTTTCAAG atTGTCCCCTGCATTCTAATGATGGTCCTCTCTTTCGTTATCTTAGCCCGTATGAAATCCGGGAAAAAAGCCAGCAATACAAATTCTGGTAACCATATAGA cgcTCAAATTGTCCGATCTTCCCGCTTTATTCAAGCTGTTATTGTCGTTTTTGTTATCACAGAAGCCCCGCAAGGAGTTTTGAGTCTTTTAGGCGGATTATCAATCAACGATTACATCAAGTGCTGTGACACATTCCTTCGgtga